The following are encoded in a window of Staphylococcus piscifermentans genomic DNA:
- a CDS encoding YisL family protein produces the protein MLHLHIFSWVIGIILFIVSYISFTQSGVPKKAYKPLHMTLRLFLVLILFSGVWQVVEEFATATGSMHMLLTLKMVCGVGVVALMEVTLVRKQRGVSHKGLFWGTIALIIVTMALGIILPEGPISSMFGIGK, from the coding sequence ATGTTACACTTACACATTTTCAGCTGGGTAATCGGTATTATTTTATTTATCGTTTCTTACATCAGTTTTACTCAATCCGGCGTGCCGAAGAAAGCTTATAAACCACTGCATATGACTTTAAGATTATTCTTAGTATTAATCTTATTCAGCGGTGTTTGGCAAGTGGTAGAAGAATTTGCTACAGCAACAGGAAGCATGCACATGTTATTAACTTTAAAAATGGTATGTGGTGTCGGCGTTGTAGCGCTTATGGAAGTCACATTAGTACGTAAACAACGCGGTGTGTCTCATAAAGGTTTATTCTGGGGGACTATCGCACTAATTATCGTTACAATGGCTTTAGGTATTATCTTACCTGAAGGACCGATTTCAAGTATGTTCGGTATCGGAAAATAA
- a CDS encoding fumarylacetoacetate hydrolase family protein: MKFLSFKHNDETSYGVKVKREEAAWDLRKVFADFGEGDFHPKTLLEGLEQNHTLDFQEQVRKAVVAATDSSNSEDYKVQFSDIEFLPPVTPPNNVIAFGRNYKKHADELNHSVERLYVFTKAASSLTGDESTIPNHKDITDTLDYEGELGVVIGKAGEKIPTGLALDYVYGYTIINDITDRTAQRQQDQAFLSKSLTGGCPMGPYIVTKDELPTPEDVNIVTKVNNDIRQDGNTSQMILKIDELIAEISKYVALHPGDIIATGTPAGVGAGMNPPQYLQPGDEVKVTIDNIGTLTNFIAKEEE; the protein is encoded by the coding sequence ATGAAATTCCTATCATTCAAACACAATGATGAAACATCATATGGAGTAAAGGTAAAACGTGAAGAAGCAGCTTGGGATTTAAGAAAAGTTTTTGCTGATTTTGGCGAAGGTGATTTTCATCCTAAGACTTTATTAGAAGGTTTAGAACAAAACCATACTTTAGATTTCCAAGAACAAGTCCGCAAAGCAGTGGTAGCGGCTACAGACAGTTCTAACTCAGAGGATTATAAAGTTCAATTTTCTGATATTGAATTCTTACCGCCTGTGACACCACCGAATAATGTCATTGCTTTCGGCCGTAATTATAAAAAACACGCAGATGAGTTGAATCATAGCGTAGAAAGATTATATGTATTTACTAAAGCTGCATCATCTTTAACAGGTGATGAATCTACAATTCCTAACCATAAAGATATTACAGACACATTGGATTATGAAGGTGAACTAGGAGTTGTAATTGGTAAAGCAGGAGAGAAAATTCCGACAGGCTTAGCTTTAGACTATGTATATGGTTATACAATTATTAATGATATTACTGACCGTACAGCCCAACGCCAACAAGATCAGGCATTTCTGTCTAAAAGTTTAACTGGCGGCTGCCCAATGGGACCATATATCGTTACTAAAGATGAATTACCTACACCAGAAGATGTTAATATCGTCACTAAAGTGAATAATGATATTCGTCAAGATGGCAATACGAGTCAAATGATTCTTAAGATTGATGAGTTAATCGCTGAAATTTCTAAATATGTTGCATTACATCCAGGTGATATTATTGCAACAGGTACACCAGCAGGAGTAGGAGCAGGTATGAATCCTCCGCAATACTTGCAACCTGGTGATGAAGTCAAAGTAACGATTGATAATATCGGAACACTTACAAACTTTATTGCAAAAGAAGAAGAATAG
- the addA gene encoding helicase-exonuclease AddAB subunit AddA has product MIPEKPNDVIWTDDQWKSIYAKGQDTLVAAAAGSGKTAVLVERIIQRILQDEIDVDRLLVVTFTNLSAREMKHRVEKRIQKASLDDPSNTHLKNQRVKIHQAQISTLHSFCLKLIQQHYDVLDIDPNFRTSSEAENILLLEQTIDEVLEAYYAELNEAFIDLSEQLSSDRSDDKLRQIIKRVYFFAVANPQPKQWLSSLVNPYRDEQVQEEFLELLMDLAKVFMHTALENINKSYDLYSELAGVDKQLEVVEEERVFMARAMEGGLLNTELISKHGFVARFPSATKKIKEANEGDLERLESAKAYYDDYKGAVEKVQQDYFSRSAEDLKVDMERLAPRVEILSRIAQDVIDTFSKKKRSRNILDFSDYEHFALKILMNEDGTPTELAKHYRQSFDEILVDEYQDTNRVQEQILSCIKRGDETNGNLFMVGDVKQSIYKFRQADPSLFIEKYTRFSQDGSTGMRIDLSQNFRSRPEVLSTTNYLFKHMMDESVGEIIYDEAAQLYYGAPFDEKPHPLNLNVMVEDNESELTGTEQEAEYIVNQVEDIMNHREVYDMSTGNYRKPSYKDIVILERGYNRSRELQQAFKNRDIPFHVNSKEGYFEQTEVRLVLSFLRTVDNPLQDIYLVGLMRSVIYQFTEDELAQIRVCSPNDDYFYQSIQHYLKSEEADSGLVAKLQDFLQDLKFYQDFSLEHPVYQLIDRFYNDRFVIQYFSGMIGGKGRRANLYGLYNKAVEFEDSSFRGLFQFIRFIDELIDRGKDFGEENVVGPNDDVVRMMTVHASKGLEFPFVIYSGLSKQFNRSDLYQPVILNQKYGMGMTYFDVEKDAAYPSLASVTLRAITEKEMISEEMRLMYVALTRAKEQLFLVGRVKAEKELDKMLNTAISNNMLPMSYRLEVKNPLQLIYAILAKYQANNLTRDLKFERIIDELDDSIHPYAEIHIDDYSEISQEIQHKEDEDFRTVNDIVSYQTTEPERQQMIEEQLDYQYPYPADIVKPTKQSVSELKRQLDTEETGTSYERVRQYQLGASTYERPKFMRQHKKRKANEIGTLMHTVMQHLPFKEERMTNAELDAYIDELIEKNIIEDDAKPDIRMDEVMDFIESKLYMDIAQSDQIMREMPFVVNQAKVDHQMSNDEDVSIIQGMIDLIYRKDGQYFFVDYKTDAFNRRRGVSDKELGEQLKARYKVQMYYYQSALETILQKEVKGFLYFFKFGTLSLDEKHEH; this is encoded by the coding sequence ATGATACCGGAAAAACCGAATGACGTTATTTGGACAGATGATCAATGGAAAAGTATTTATGCGAAAGGTCAAGATACCTTAGTAGCAGCTGCTGCAGGATCAGGTAAAACAGCAGTTCTGGTTGAACGTATCATTCAACGTATTCTTCAAGATGAAATAGATGTCGACCGTTTGCTCGTAGTGACATTCACCAATTTGAGTGCCAGAGAAATGAAACATCGGGTCGAGAAACGTATTCAAAAGGCTTCTCTAGATGACCCTAGCAACACTCATTTGAAGAACCAAAGGGTGAAAATTCATCAAGCGCAAATTTCTACTTTGCATAGTTTTTGTTTGAAACTCATTCAACAACATTATGACGTGTTAGATATTGATCCTAATTTCAGAACAAGTAGTGAAGCGGAAAATATTCTATTGTTAGAACAAACTATCGATGAAGTGTTAGAAGCGTATTATGCTGAATTAAACGAGGCTTTTATAGATTTATCTGAGCAACTCTCATCTGATAGAAGTGATGACAAGCTGCGCCAAATTATTAAGAGAGTTTACTTTTTTGCAGTAGCGAATCCTCAACCTAAACAATGGCTGTCTTCATTAGTCAATCCATATAGAGATGAACAAGTACAAGAGGAATTTTTAGAATTACTTATGGATTTAGCGAAAGTGTTTATGCATACTGCTTTAGAAAATATCAATAAAAGTTATGATTTATACAGTGAACTTGCCGGCGTGGATAAACAATTAGAAGTAGTCGAAGAAGAACGTGTATTTATGGCTCGCGCAATGGAAGGCGGTCTATTGAATACAGAATTAATAAGCAAGCATGGATTTGTAGCACGTTTTCCAAGTGCAACTAAGAAAATCAAAGAAGCCAATGAGGGTGATTTGGAACGCTTAGAAAGTGCCAAGGCTTATTATGATGACTATAAAGGTGCAGTAGAAAAGGTACAACAAGACTACTTTTCACGCTCGGCTGAAGATTTGAAAGTCGATATGGAAAGATTAGCGCCACGTGTAGAAATACTGTCACGTATTGCTCAAGATGTCATCGATACCTTTTCTAAAAAGAAAAGAAGCCGAAATATCTTAGATTTCTCTGACTATGAACATTTTGCACTGAAAATTTTAATGAATGAGGACGGCACGCCAACAGAGCTTGCCAAACATTATCGTCAAAGCTTTGATGAAATACTAGTGGATGAATATCAAGATACAAACCGCGTACAAGAACAGATTTTAAGCTGTATCAAACGCGGCGATGAAACAAACGGCAACTTATTCATGGTAGGGGATGTAAAGCAGTCTATTTATAAATTCAGACAAGCTGATCCGAGTCTCTTTATTGAGAAATATACACGCTTCTCTCAAGATGGTTCAACAGGTATGCGCATTGATTTATCACAAAATTTCCGTTCGCGTCCAGAAGTACTCTCTACTACTAATTACTTATTTAAACATATGATGGATGAATCAGTAGGAGAAATTATTTATGATGAAGCGGCACAACTTTACTATGGAGCGCCGTTTGATGAGAAACCGCATCCTCTGAATTTAAATGTAATGGTAGAGGATAATGAATCTGAGTTGACTGGAACAGAACAAGAAGCAGAATATATTGTGAACCAAGTGGAAGATATTATGAATCATCGAGAGGTTTATGATATGTCTACTGGTAACTATAGGAAGCCTTCTTATAAAGATATTGTCATTTTAGAGCGCGGTTATAATCGCTCTAGAGAATTGCAGCAAGCTTTTAAAAATAGAGATATTCCTTTTCATGTTAATAGCAAGGAAGGTTATTTTGAACAGACAGAAGTTCGTTTAGTCTTATCCTTTTTAAGAACGGTAGACAATCCGCTTCAAGACATTTATCTTGTCGGACTCATGCGTTCAGTGATTTATCAATTTACAGAGGATGAACTAGCACAAATCAGAGTATGCAGCCCAAATGATGATTATTTCTATCAATCAATCCAGCACTATTTAAAAAGCGAAGAGGCAGATTCAGGCTTAGTTGCTAAACTGCAAGATTTTCTTCAAGACTTGAAATTTTATCAAGATTTCAGTTTAGAACATCCAGTCTATCAATTGATTGACCGCTTTTACAACGACCGGTTTGTTATCCAATATTTCAGTGGCATGATTGGCGGCAAGGGACGCCGTGCCAATTTGTATGGTTTATACAATAAAGCTGTGGAGTTTGAAGATTCCAGCTTCCGCGGTTTATTCCAATTTATTCGCTTTATCGATGAACTCATTGATCGCGGAAAAGACTTTGGTGAAGAGAATGTAGTAGGGCCGAATGACGATGTGGTCCGCATGATGACTGTTCATGCGAGTAAGGGTTTGGAATTTCCATTTGTGATTTATTCAGGCTTGAGCAAACAATTTAACCGCAGCGATTTGTATCAGCCGGTTATTTTAAATCAGAAATACGGAATGGGAATGACTTATTTTGATGTTGAGAAAGATGCAGCGTATCCGTCACTAGCTTCAGTAACTTTAAGAGCTATAACGGAAAAGGAAATGATATCTGAAGAAATGCGTTTAATGTATGTTGCCTTGACCCGTGCTAAAGAGCAATTATTTTTAGTTGGACGCGTCAAAGCAGAGAAAGAATTGGACAAGATGTTAAATACTGCCATTTCAAACAACATGTTGCCGATGAGTTACCGCTTAGAAGTTAAAAATCCTTTGCAACTTATCTATGCGATTCTAGCTAAATATCAGGCAAATAATTTAACGCGTGATTTGAAATTTGAACGCATTATTGATGAATTGGACGATTCGATTCATCCTTATGCGGAAATTCATATCGACGACTATAGTGAAATTTCCCAGGAAATACAGCATAAGGAAGATGAAGATTTCCGTACTGTAAATGATATTGTAAGTTATCAAACAACAGAGCCAGAGCGCCAGCAAATGATCGAAGAACAACTAGATTATCAGTATCCATATCCAGCCGATATTGTTAAGCCGACAAAACAGTCTGTATCTGAATTAAAGCGACAATTAGATACTGAAGAAACAGGTACAAGTTATGAACGTGTCCGTCAATATCAACTCGGTGCTTCAACGTACGAACGACCAAAATTCATGAGACAACATAAGAAACGTAAAGCAAATGAAATTGGGACGCTTATGCATACTGTGATGCAACATCTTCCGTTCAAAGAAGAAAGAATGACAAATGCTGAATTAGATGCATATATTGATGAATTAATTGAAAAGAACATCATTGAAGATGATGCTAAGCCAGATATTCGTATGGACGAAGTAATGGACTTTATCGAGAGTAAACTATATATGGACATCGCTCAAAGTGACCAGATTATGCGTGAAATGCCATTTGTAGTCAATCAGGCTAAAGTAGATCATCAGATGAGCAATGATGAAGATGTTTCTATTATCCAAGGGATGATTGACTTGATTTATCGTAAAGATGGTCAATATTTCTTCGTGGATTATAAAACCGATGCATTCAACCGACGCCGAGGTGTTTCTGATAAAGAACTTGGTGAGCAGTTGAAAGCACGTTATAAAGTTCAGATGTATTATTATCAATCAGCTTTAGAAACTATTTTGCAAAAAGAAGTCAAAGGTTTCCTATACTTCTTCAAATTCGGTACATTATCTTTAGATGAAAAGCATGAGCATTAA
- the addB gene encoding helicase-exonuclease AddAB subunit AddB has translation MSQLNAYIGRAGTGKSHAMLDEIKTKMKEDPLGDPIIIIAPTQSTFQLEQDFVKDPELNGSMRTEVLHFERLSHRIFQEIGGLTEDYASKGALEMMVFDILQSHRPELNLYQSQTKYYGFSAKLSEQIQDFKKYAVSPAQLEQFIAENQLQTRTQDKLHDIALVYHYLEERLADNFVSSEDTLYKFIEKMDESAWLRKSEIYIDGFHNFSTLEYQIIEKLSQCAKSVSVLLTTNGDKDPFSLFRKTSATLSHIEEIAQRQQIPFNLRRFTSQERFENQDLSHLESSFNELFFEKANVEGHINVLEASNVREEVNAVAREILRKAREENIRYQDVAILYRDDTYAHLMESIFPEFEIPFNIDTKKSMTHHPVMEMIRSLLEVIETKWSFEPLMRLFKTQVLTKEFKDSRYLIDILENYVLERGIYGQRWLDDKYFKLEQFNQMGLKRQPMTEETQQVYQRVIDMKNFVIDKILRFEKALSEAETAEAYAAAFYEVFEEFNLPSQLMTERDELDLAGEHEQAEELDQVWNGFIQTLDDLATVFGDREMTQKRFLELFDVGLEQLEFVMIPQTLDQVSIGSMDLAKVDNKKQIYMLGMNDGVMPQTISNSGLISDDEKKYFQEETQLELSPTADVLQMDEAFVCYIAMTRATTNVTFSYSLMGLNNDEKEVSPFINNIRDLYTDLNILNVQYAAQYNPLRVMEHPHQTKILLFEELQGWLNHELTADTWLEAYQAMLHNERLNKGLQYLTSALTFDNKTVQLDTSLSKALYGDKINASVSRFEGYQQCPFKHYTSHGLRLNERTKYKLENFDLGDIFHSVLKYIADRIHGDFRNLTDASIRQLTQEALENILPEVQYNLLNSSAYYRYMSVRIGAIVQSTLTALKYQGTFSKFRPQAFEKSFRKNPSSNEQLAAESLYTSQGIPINIRGQIDRIDTYTNQDRSFVNIIDYKSSEYSGTLDLTKVYYGLQMQMMTYMDVVLQNKERLNLAESTEPGGLLYFHVHEPRVNFSNWAEMDEVKRQEELLKSFRLNGLINSNPEVVDAEDTRLEPKFKSDIVPIDVGAKGNLNKSSKVANSKTIYKFIEHNKNNFVQIASDIMDGHTEVAPMKYKQKLPCEFCNYRSVCHVDGMIDSKKYRTVDESINPIDLLNQTPDEEEDDE, from the coding sequence GTGAGTCAATTAAATGCATATATAGGGCGAGCAGGAACTGGCAAGTCTCATGCTATGTTAGATGAGATTAAAACTAAAATGAAAGAAGATCCACTTGGAGATCCGATTATCATTATTGCACCGACACAAAGCACCTTTCAATTAGAACAAGATTTCGTGAAAGATCCAGAACTTAATGGCAGTATGCGTACTGAGGTTTTGCACTTTGAACGCTTAAGTCATAGAATATTTCAAGAAATAGGCGGTTTGACAGAAGACTATGCTTCTAAAGGCGCATTAGAAATGATGGTCTTTGATATCTTGCAGTCACACCGTCCTGAATTGAATTTATACCAATCTCAAACTAAATATTATGGATTTAGTGCTAAGTTAAGTGAACAAATTCAAGATTTTAAAAAGTATGCTGTTTCTCCCGCACAACTCGAACAGTTTATTGCTGAAAATCAATTGCAAACAAGAACACAAGATAAATTACATGATATTGCGCTTGTTTATCATTATTTAGAAGAACGGTTAGCTGATAATTTCGTTTCTTCAGAAGATACACTTTATAAATTTATTGAGAAAATGGATGAATCAGCTTGGCTGAGAAAGTCAGAAATTTATATCGATGGTTTCCATAACTTCTCGACGCTTGAATATCAAATTATAGAAAAGCTGTCACAATGCGCCAAATCTGTCAGTGTGTTGCTTACTACGAATGGGGATAAAGACCCGTTCAGTCTTTTCAGAAAAACTTCAGCGACATTGTCACACATTGAAGAAATTGCGCAAAGACAACAAATTCCTTTCAACTTACGTCGTTTTACAAGTCAAGAACGCTTTGAAAATCAGGATTTATCACATTTAGAAAGTTCTTTCAATGAACTCTTTTTTGAGAAAGCGAACGTAGAAGGGCATATTAATGTTTTAGAGGCTTCAAATGTTCGTGAAGAAGTAAATGCGGTAGCACGGGAGATTCTGCGTAAAGCGCGTGAGGAAAATATACGTTATCAAGATGTAGCGATTCTCTATCGTGATGATACTTATGCGCATTTAATGGAAAGCATCTTTCCGGAATTTGAAATTCCATTTAATATTGATACAAAGAAATCGATGACGCATCATCCGGTTATGGAAATGATTCGTTCATTATTAGAAGTGATTGAAACGAAATGGAGTTTCGAGCCATTAATGCGTTTGTTTAAGACTCAAGTACTGACGAAAGAATTTAAAGATAGTCGCTATCTTATCGACATCTTAGAAAACTATGTGTTAGAACGTGGTATTTATGGTCAACGTTGGTTAGATGATAAATACTTTAAATTGGAACAATTTAATCAAATGGGTCTGAAGCGCCAACCTATGACAGAGGAAACACAACAAGTTTATCAACGCGTTATAGATATGAAGAACTTTGTGATAGATAAAATCTTGCGTTTTGAAAAAGCATTGAGTGAAGCGGAAACTGCAGAGGCGTACGCGGCTGCTTTCTATGAAGTGTTTGAAGAATTCAATTTGCCGAGTCAATTAATGACAGAGCGAGACGAATTAGATTTAGCCGGCGAACATGAACAAGCTGAAGAGCTGGACCAAGTGTGGAATGGCTTTATTCAAACACTCGATGACTTAGCTACTGTGTTCGGTGATAGAGAAATGACACAGAAGCGTTTCCTTGAACTCTTTGATGTTGGATTAGAACAATTAGAATTTGTGATGATTCCTCAAACGCTAGACCAAGTAAGTATCGGTAGCATGGATTTGGCTAAAGTAGATAATAAAAAACAAATTTATATGTTAGGGATGAATGATGGGGTAATGCCTCAAACAATCTCTAATTCTGGATTAATCAGTGACGATGAGAAAAAATATTTCCAAGAAGAGACACAGCTTGAGTTGAGTCCGACTGCTGACGTATTACAAATGGACGAAGCCTTTGTGTGTTATATTGCAATGACAAGAGCGACGACCAATGTTACTTTTTCTTATAGCTTAATGGGTCTCAATAATGATGAAAAGGAAGTCAGCCCGTTTATTAATAATATTCGTGACCTTTACACTGATTTGAATATATTAAATGTACAATATGCTGCACAATACAACCCGTTGAGAGTAATGGAACATCCGCATCAAACCAAAATTCTGCTGTTTGAAGAATTGCAAGGATGGTTGAATCATGAATTAACTGCTGATACTTGGTTAGAAGCTTATCAAGCAATGTTGCATAATGAGCGCTTGAATAAAGGATTGCAGTATCTGACATCTGCCTTAACTTTCGATAACAAAACAGTACAATTAGATACTTCTTTATCGAAAGCTCTATATGGTGATAAAATCAATGCCAGCGTTTCTCGATTTGAAGGCTATCAGCAGTGTCCATTCAAACATTATACTTCACACGGGTTACGTCTGAATGAGCGTACGAAATATAAATTAGAGAATTTTGATTTAGGAGATATCTTCCACTCTGTATTGAAATATATTGCTGATAGAATCCATGGCGATTTCCGTAACCTTACAGATGCTTCTATCCGTCAACTTACACAAGAAGCTTTAGAAAATATCTTGCCTGAAGTCCAATACAACTTGTTGAATTCCTCAGCATATTATCGTTATATGTCAGTACGTATCGGTGCGATTGTGCAATCGACTTTAACAGCATTAAAATATCAAGGTACTTTTTCTAAATTCAGACCTCAAGCTTTTGAAAAATCATTTAGAAAAAATCCTAGCTCTAATGAGCAGCTTGCAGCAGAATCACTATATACCTCTCAAGGTATACCGATAAATATCCGCGGCCAAATTGACCGTATTGATACGTACACCAATCAAGACCGCAGTTTTGTGAATATAATTGATTACAAATCATCAGAATACAGTGGAACTCTAGATTTAACGAAGGTTTATTATGGATTGCAAATGCAGATGATGACCTATATGGATGTAGTACTGCAAAATAAAGAACGCTTGAATTTAGCAGAGTCCACAGAACCAGGAGGCTTATTATATTTCCACGTGCACGAACCGCGTGTTAATTTTTCCAATTGGGCTGAGATGGATGAAGTAAAAAGACAAGAAGAATTGTTGAAATCCTTCAGATTAAATGGATTAATCAATAGCAATCCTGAAGTCGTTGATGCTGAAGATACCAGATTAGAACCTAAATTCAAGTCAGACATTGTCCCAATAGACGTAGGCGCAAAAGGTAATTTGAATAAGAGTAGTAAAGTTGCAAACTCGAAAACCATTTATAAATTTATTGAACATAATAAAAATAACTTCGTGCAAATTGCTTCGGATATTATGGATGGACACACTGAAGTGGCACCCATGAAATATAAACAGAAGCTGCCTTGCGAATTTTGCAATTATCGTTCTGTGTGTCATGTTGATGGCATGATAGATAGTAAGAAATATAGAACAGTGGATGAAAGTATTAATCCGATTGATTTATTAAATCAAACACCAGATGAAGAGGAGGATGACGAATGA
- the lepB gene encoding signal peptidase I yields MKKEIREWIIAIAIALVLVLVITNFIAKSYTVRGDSMYPTLKDGEKVIVNMIGFKTGGLEKGNVIVFHANKDSDYVKRVIGMPGDSVEYKHDQLYVNGKKVKEPYLDYNEKHKSYDEITGSFKVKNLPNANGSNTIPKNKLLVLGDNREVSKDSRSFGLIDEDQVVGKVSLRYWPFTAFKVNFNPDTKY; encoded by the coding sequence GTGAAGAAGGAAATAAGAGAATGGATAATTGCCATAGCGATTGCTTTAGTATTAGTTTTAGTAATAACTAATTTTATTGCGAAATCTTATACAGTTCGCGGGGATTCAATGTATCCGACTTTAAAAGATGGAGAAAAAGTAATCGTTAATATGATCGGCTTTAAAACAGGAGGCTTGGAAAAAGGTAATGTCATCGTATTCCATGCCAATAAAGATAGTGATTATGTGAAACGTGTTATCGGTATGCCTGGTGACAGTGTTGAATATAAACATGACCAATTGTATGTAAATGGTAAGAAAGTTAAAGAACCTTACTTAGATTATAATGAAAAACATAAAAGCTACGACGAAATTACAGGCAGCTTCAAAGTGAAAAACTTGCCTAATGCAAATGGCTCCAATACAATTCCTAAAAATAAATTATTAGTATTAGGAGATAATCGTGAAGTAAGTAAAGACAGTCGTTCATTCGGACTCATTGACGAAGATCAAGTTGTCGGTAAAGTCAGCTTACGTTATTGGCCGTTTACAGCTTTTAAAGTAAACTTTAATCCTGATACAAAATATTAA
- the lepB gene encoding signal peptidase I yields MRKIVKYLLSLIIAIIIVMLIQAFLIIGAVVPNNEMSPALKHGDRILISKVQNTFNRLHNGDIVMYKQKGNTYFGRVIGLPGQSVEFKDSRLYRDDQMVKENYRVQAQIKNLALRNVKHSEGDIVPPKQYFILNDNRADSNDSRTFGTIQQKDIVGNVVLRYYPWNKFGISFNE; encoded by the coding sequence GTGCGTAAAATTGTAAAATATTTGCTTTCATTGATAATTGCGATTATTATTGTAATGTTGATTCAAGCTTTTCTGATTATCGGCGCAGTTGTCCCGAATAATGAAATGTCACCTGCGTTAAAGCATGGAGACCGCATTTTAATAAGTAAAGTACAGAACACTTTCAATCGCTTACATAATGGCGATATCGTGATGTACAAACAAAAGGGCAACACCTATTTTGGAAGAGTAATTGGATTGCCAGGACAATCTGTTGAATTTAAAGACAGTCGACTTTATCGTGATGATCAAATGGTTAAAGAGAATTATCGTGTGCAAGCACAAATTAAAAATTTAGCATTGCGAAATGTCAAACACTCTGAAGGAGATATTGTTCCGCCGAAACAGTATTTTATTCTTAACGATAACCGTGCTGATTCAAATGATTCTCGGACATTCGGCACAATTCAACAAAAAGATATTGTAGGAAATGTAGTTTTGCGATATTATCCTTGGAATAAGTTTGGGATTTCATTCAACGAATAA
- a CDS encoding TVP38/TMEM64 family protein: MSAHQVESWMHSMGDFGYLLGFLLPFIESFIPVLPLFVFVFVNVDTFGLFLGIIISWLGTFLGSFVVFLIVRAFANTAVMDKVKSRKDVRKFLNFVNRQGVTPIFIMLCFPFTPSALMNVVAGLSKMKIRTFFLVLAVSNLVAMALTGVLGRDMHSILSSPIRVGIMIIILAGLWYLSRRLEKRFIK; encoded by the coding sequence ATGTCAGCACATCAAGTTGAAAGTTGGATGCACTCAATGGGAGACTTCGGTTATTTATTAGGGTTTTTACTTCCTTTTATTGAATCATTTATTCCAGTCCTTCCATTATTTGTATTTGTTTTTGTCAATGTAGATACCTTTGGTTTGTTCCTAGGAATTATCATTTCTTGGCTAGGAACATTTTTAGGGAGCTTTGTAGTCTTTTTAATTGTCAGAGCCTTTGCCAATACTGCTGTTATGGATAAAGTAAAAAGTAGAAAAGACGTGCGTAAATTTTTAAATTTCGTAAATAGACAGGGTGTTACGCCTATCTTTATTATGTTGTGTTTCCCGTTTACGCCAAGTGCCTTGATGAATGTAGTAGCAGGATTATCTAAAATGAAAATACGCACCTTCTTTTTAGTGCTTGCTGTTTCTAACTTGGTTGCAATGGCCTTAACAGGTGTGTTAGGCAGAGATATGCATAGTATTTTATCTAGCCCGATACGTGTCGGCATTATGATTATTATCCTTGCAGGCTTATGGTATTTGAGCCGCCGTTTAGAAAAACGCTTTATAAAATAG